A single region of the Geobacillus subterraneus genome encodes:
- a CDS encoding IclR family transcriptional regulator, with protein MERENIVKSVSRALQIIDIVSAKKDGLGVTEIAKQMDINKSSVYRILTTLAQYGYIEQHPETERYKLGYKFLEISSKLLDSIDLRQEARPYLRQLEKETNEVVHLVVYDQGEVIYIEKLEGTETLRMHSKVGKRAPMHCTAVGKAILAYLPPAVAAKIIDRKGLPKHTDLTITDREAFFRELDTVRQNGYALDLEENEYGIRCVAVPIFDYTGSVVAAVSVSGPTIRMTDDRIAGLAVRMRQIGKELSARLGHRPAHSVQL; from the coding sequence ATGGAAAGAGAAAATATCGTCAAATCCGTCAGCCGGGCGCTTCAAATTATTGACATCGTCAGTGCGAAAAAAGATGGACTGGGCGTCACGGAAATCGCTAAACAAATGGACATTAACAAAAGTTCAGTGTACCGCATCTTAACGACGCTCGCCCAATACGGCTATATCGAGCAACATCCGGAAACAGAGCGGTATAAGCTGGGATACAAGTTTTTGGAAATTAGCTCGAAGCTGCTTGATTCGATCGATTTGCGCCAGGAAGCGCGGCCATATTTGCGCCAGCTTGAAAAAGAAACGAACGAAGTTGTCCATCTTGTCGTTTATGACCAAGGGGAAGTCATTTACATTGAAAAATTGGAAGGAACAGAAACGCTGCGCATGCATTCGAAAGTCGGCAAGCGGGCGCCGATGCATTGTACGGCGGTCGGCAAGGCGATTTTAGCTTATTTGCCGCCGGCAGTCGCTGCAAAAATTATTGACCGGAAAGGGTTGCCAAAGCATACCGATTTGACGATCACCGACCGCGAGGCGTTTTTCCGCGAGCTCGACACCGTCCGGCAAAACGGATATGCGCTCGATTTAGAAGAAAATGAATACGGCATCCGTTGTGTGGCTGTGCCGATTTTTGATTACACCGGCAGCGTCGTTGCCGCTGTCAGCGTTTCCGGCCCAACGATCCGTATGACGGACGACCGCATCGCCGGACTCGCTGTGCGCATGCGCCAGATCGGCAAAGAACTCTCCGCGCGGCTTGGCCATCGGCCGGCCCATTCCGTCCAGCTGTAA
- a CDS encoding DEAD/DEAH box helicase, translated as MKKQTLSEWIEQLRQDPNVAYWHEIEPKEADTVPFPAELDARLRAALEARGIASLYTHQAAAYEAVQRGQNIVAVTPTASGKTLCYNLPVLQAIAKAPESRALYLFPTKALAQDQKNELNEMITEMGVPIYSYTYDGDTAPALRQKIRQAGHIVITNPDMLHTAILPHHTKWVSLFEQLRYVIIDELHTYRGVFGSHVANVIRRLKRICAFYGSSPTFICTSATIANPQELAERLTGEPMTLIDNNGAPRGRKHIVFYNPPVVERAMNVRQSATKTAVELARQLLVNRIPTIVFARSRVRAELILSHLQAAVKERIGETTIRGYRGGYLPNERRAIEKGLRSGDIIGVVSTNALELGVDIGQLQACILTGYPGTIASTWQQAGRAGRRHGDSLVIMVASSSPLDQYIVSHPEYVFARSPETARINPDNMLILVDHLKCAAYELPFRRGETFGGVEIEDVLDFLVDQGVLHERAGRWHWMSDAFPAQNISLRSAAQENVVIIDISNIARHRVIGEMDRFSAMTLLHEEAIYLHEGTQYQVEKLDWEEKKAYVRQVDVEYFTDANLAVQLDVLSDDRSEERGLMAVHYGDVSVRAMATIFKKLKLSTFENIGSGPIHLPEETLHTSAAWFEWKEVPSRVSPALFEQLLVGIANVLGHLVPIFVMCDRSDVHVVPQLKAPHSGRPTIFLYDRYPGGIGLSEAVFERYEEMLENVKEWVKRCPCTDGCPSCIGVSETAGRPVKRELIQFLTEQLAGGSPVSPRSCEE; from the coding sequence GTGAAAAAACAGACGCTTTCCGAATGGATCGAACAGCTCCGCCAAGACCCGAATGTTGCGTATTGGCATGAAATCGAACCGAAAGAAGCCGATACCGTCCCGTTTCCGGCCGAACTCGATGCGCGGCTGCGCGCGGCACTTGAAGCGCGCGGCATCGCCTCGCTTTATACGCACCAGGCGGCGGCGTACGAGGCGGTGCAGCGCGGACAAAACATCGTGGCGGTAACGCCGACCGCTTCTGGAAAAACGCTTTGCTACAATTTGCCTGTTCTTCAGGCGATCGCCAAAGCGCCGGAGAGCCGCGCCCTTTACTTATTTCCGACGAAGGCGCTCGCCCAAGATCAAAAAAATGAATTGAATGAAATGATCACTGAGATGGGCGTGCCGATTTACAGCTATACATATGACGGCGATACAGCGCCGGCGCTGCGGCAAAAAATCCGCCAAGCCGGCCATATTGTCATCACGAATCCGGATATGCTCCACACGGCGATTTTGCCGCATCATACGAAATGGGTTTCACTGTTTGAACAGCTGCGCTACGTCATCATCGATGAACTGCATACGTATCGCGGCGTGTTCGGCAGCCATGTGGCCAACGTCATCCGCCGCTTAAAACGGATATGCGCATTTTATGGCAGCTCCCCTACATTTATTTGTACGTCGGCAACGATCGCCAATCCGCAAGAGCTGGCCGAGCGGCTGACGGGCGAGCCGATGACGCTCATTGACAACAACGGGGCGCCGCGCGGACGGAAACATATCGTATTTTACAACCCGCCGGTCGTCGAGCGGGCGATGAACGTCCGCCAAAGCGCGACAAAAACGGCGGTGGAACTAGCGCGGCAGCTGCTTGTCAATCGCATCCCGACGATTGTCTTCGCCCGCAGCCGCGTCCGTGCTGAACTCATTTTGAGCCATTTGCAAGCGGCGGTGAAGGAACGAATCGGGGAAACGACGATTCGCGGCTATCGCGGCGGCTATTTGCCAAACGAACGGCGCGCCATTGAAAAAGGGCTGCGCAGCGGGGATATTATCGGCGTCGTCAGTACGAACGCGCTCGAGCTCGGCGTCGATATCGGCCAGCTGCAGGCGTGCATTTTGACCGGCTATCCGGGAACGATCGCCAGCACGTGGCAGCAAGCAGGGCGCGCCGGACGGCGTCATGGCGACTCGCTCGTCATCATGGTTGCCAGCTCGAGCCCGCTCGATCAATACATCGTCTCCCATCCGGAATACGTTTTCGCCCGTTCACCGGAGACAGCCCGCATCAATCCGGACAATATGCTCATTCTCGTCGATCATCTGAAATGTGCGGCGTATGAGCTTCCGTTTCGGCGCGGCGAGACGTTCGGCGGCGTTGAGATCGAAGACGTGCTCGATTTTTTGGTCGACCAAGGAGTGCTTCACGAACGGGCCGGGCGCTGGCATTGGATGAGCGACGCCTTTCCGGCGCAAAACATCAGCTTGCGCTCGGCGGCGCAGGAGAACGTGGTGATCATCGATATTTCGAATATCGCGCGCCACCGCGTCATCGGCGAAATGGACCGCTTCAGCGCGATGACTTTGCTCCATGAAGAAGCGATTTATTTGCACGAAGGAACGCAATATCAAGTCGAAAAACTTGATTGGGAAGAGAAAAAAGCGTACGTCCGCCAAGTTGATGTCGAATATTTTACCGATGCCAATTTGGCCGTCCAGCTTGATGTATTGTCTGATGACCGGAGCGAAGAGCGGGGGCTGATGGCGGTGCACTACGGCGATGTATCCGTCCGGGCAATGGCGACGATATTTAAAAAGCTGAAACTGTCGACGTTTGAAAACATCGGCTCAGGACCGATCCACCTCCCGGAAGAAACGCTTCATACGTCAGCAGCATGGTTTGAATGGAAGGAAGTTCCATCAAGGGTTTCCCCGGCATTGTTTGAACAGCTGCTTGTCGGCATCGCCAACGTGCTTGGCCATCTTGTTCCCATCTTTGTCATGTGCGACCGTTCGGACGTTCATGTCGTCCCGCAGCTGAAGGCGCCGCACTCCGGGCGGCCGACGATTTTTCTTTATGACCGCTATCCGGGCGGCATCGGCTTATCGGAAGCTGTATTTGAACGGTATGAGGAAATGCTCGAAAACGTAAAGGAATGGGTGAAGCGCTGCCCGTGCACCGACGGCTGCCCATCATGCATCGGCGTTTCTGAGACGGCAGGGCGGCCGGTGAAACGAGAGCTTATTCAGTTTTTGACCGAACAGCTTGCAGGGGGTTCGCCTGTTTCGCCTCGCTCCTGCGAAGAATGA
- a CDS encoding CotD family spore coat protein, whose amino-acid sequence MHCPPYVTAPIVHPPRCCVQHHFQATIVPHIHPSHTTHVYHHLYEHRHYFPHTESAVAQAASRHLYCPGPMPPFPVGY is encoded by the coding sequence ATGCATTGCCCACCATATGTGACGGCGCCGATCGTCCATCCGCCTCGATGCTGTGTCCAACACCATTTCCAAGCAACGATTGTGCCGCATATTCATCCGTCGCACACAACGCACGTTTATCATCATTTGTATGAGCATCGTCATTATTTCCCGCACACGGAATCGGCCGTTGCTCAGGCCGCCAGCCGGCACTTGTACTGTCCGGGACCGATGCCGCCGTTTCCGGTTGGCTACTAG
- the gpsB gene encoding cell division regulator GpsB, with protein sequence MSANQVKLTPKDILEKEFKVSMRGYNQDEVDQFLDIVIKDYEAFQQEIDELRQENARLRRQVEELQKRPATPAGTTNYDILQRLSNLEKHVFGRKLYE encoded by the coding sequence ATGTCAGCCAATCAGGTGAAACTGACGCCGAAAGACATTTTGGAAAAAGAATTTAAAGTAAGCATGCGGGGGTATAACCAAGACGAAGTGGATCAATTTTTGGACATCGTCATTAAAGATTACGAGGCGTTTCAGCAAGAGATTGACGAGCTGCGCCAAGAAAATGCCCGGCTGAGGCGGCAAGTCGAGGAGCTGCAAAAGCGGCCGGCCACACCGGCAGGGACGACGAACTACGATATTTTGCAGCGCCTTTCCAACTTGGAAAAACATGTGTTTGGCCGAAAACTGTATGAATAG
- a CDS encoding ribonuclease H-like domain-containing protein, with product MKPKLSQWKELLAARHKRKTESEESKGEAGEREATDVPFADVWREYGVKPYWFAGDYCLIRETVHPLDYERGRYRLGALYDVHRRWQEAAFSHPLSCRGFSVGDLFFFDTETMGLSSGAGTVMFLLGHARVLDDRVIVRQHVLPHPGAEVALYQSFLSDVDYTTLVTYNGKAFDWPRLKTRHTLVRDLVPKLPAFGHFDLYHAARRLWKDKLDSLRLAEVERHILHIERDDDVPGFLAPMIYQEFLQTPHPERLMPVLRHNEHDVLSLIVLYVHLSMQLLEAAQLSDPREQLAAARWFEAVGETAAARCVYEQASGKEAKEAEAAKWQLSLLHRREKRYEEAAAIWRDLFDHGSGLWKVKAGLELSKAYEHHFRNAAEAHRYAAMAYEAWRSLAEASRQGIEEEQEWRKRLERLARKKNGVGK from the coding sequence ATGAAACCGAAGTTATCGCAATGGAAAGAGCTGCTTGCCGCCCGGCATAAAAGGAAAACGGAAAGCGAAGAAAGTAAAGGAGAAGCGGGCGAACGTGAGGCGACAGATGTGCCGTTTGCTGACGTTTGGCGCGAATACGGGGTTAAGCCGTATTGGTTTGCCGGTGATTATTGCCTCATCCGGGAGACGGTGCACCCGCTTGATTACGAGCGCGGCCGCTACCGGCTCGGGGCGCTGTATGACGTGCACCGGCGCTGGCAGGAAGCAGCGTTTTCCCATCCGCTCTCGTGCCGCGGGTTTTCTGTTGGCGACTTATTCTTTTTTGATACGGAAACGATGGGGCTCTCAAGCGGAGCGGGAACCGTCATGTTTTTGCTCGGCCATGCCCGCGTCCTTGATGATCGGGTCATCGTCCGCCAGCACGTGTTGCCGCATCCGGGGGCGGAGGTGGCGCTGTATCAAAGCTTTTTATCGGATGTCGACTATACGACGCTCGTGACGTATAATGGAAAAGCGTTTGACTGGCCGCGGCTGAAAACGCGCCATACCCTTGTCCGCGATCTAGTGCCGAAACTGCCGGCGTTTGGTCATTTTGATTTGTATCACGCCGCCCGCCGCTTATGGAAAGACAAGCTCGATTCGCTTCGCCTAGCGGAGGTGGAGCGGCATATTCTTCATATCGAGCGGGATGATGATGTCCCCGGCTTTTTAGCGCCGATGATTTATCAAGAATTTTTGCAAACACCTCATCCGGAGCGGCTCATGCCGGTATTGCGCCATAACGAGCATGACGTGTTGTCGCTCATTGTGCTCTACGTTCATTTATCGATGCAGCTGCTTGAAGCGGCGCAGCTCTCTGATCCGAGGGAACAGCTGGCCGCCGCCCGTTGGTTCGAAGCGGTCGGGGAAACAGCGGCCGCTCGGTGCGTGTATGAACAAGCGAGCGGCAAAGAAGCAAAGGAGGCGGAGGCGGCGAAATGGCAGTTGTCGCTTTTACACCGGAGAGAAAAACGTTACGAAGAGGCGGCTGCCATTTGGCGCGACTTATTCGATCATGGGAGCGGCCTTTGGAAGGTGAAGGCCGGTCTTGAGCTTTCGAAAGCATATGAGCACCATTTCCGCAATGCGGCTGAAGCGCACCGCTATGCCGCTATGGCGTATGAAGCATGGCGGTCGCTTGCTGAGGCGAGCCGGCAAGGCATAGAGGAGGAACAGGAATGGCGCAAGCGGCTCGAGCGGCTGGCGCGCAAGAAGAATGGGGTGGGGAAATGA
- a CDS encoding carboxypeptidase M32, which translates to MVKRIEEQFLQYVKKMMGYHEAINLMYWDLRTGAPKKGVEQRSEVIGMLSEEAFNMSTSEEMAAFIAKLSPKGIYEQLDEVTRHTLNECKKEYERNKKIPVEEYKQYVVLCSKAESVWEEARAAADFDRFRPYLEQIIEFQRRFIGYWGYEGHPYNTLLDQYEPGMTVELLDGLFGQLCERIVPLVHAISAATDQPDTSFLFATFPKEKQRAFLLELLVELGYDFGKGRLDETIHPFAIGLNPNDVRITTRYDERDFRTAVFGTIHECGHALYEQHISATLVGTPLASGASMGIHESQSLFFENMIGRHLSFWKRHYPRLQRYAPEQFAGVSLDAFYRAINEVKPSLIRIEADELTYPLHIIVRYEIEKQLFAGEIEAADLPDVWNEKYEQYLGIRPHNDSVGVLQDVHWSGGSFGYFPSYALGYMYAAQFKQALEKELDVARLLEEGNITPIREWLTANVHRFGKTKKPLDLVRDATGEPLKADYLIQYLEEKYKAIYCL; encoded by the coding sequence ATGGTGAAGCGAATAGAAGAACAGTTTTTGCAGTATGTCAAAAAAATGATGGGGTATCATGAGGCCATCAATTTAATGTATTGGGATTTGCGGACCGGCGCTCCGAAAAAAGGGGTGGAGCAGCGTTCCGAAGTGATCGGCATGCTGTCGGAAGAAGCGTTTAACATGTCAACGTCAGAGGAAATGGCAGCGTTTATCGCCAAGCTGTCACCGAAAGGGATTTACGAACAGCTTGATGAAGTGACGCGGCATACGCTCAACGAATGCAAAAAAGAATATGAACGAAATAAAAAGATTCCGGTCGAGGAGTATAAGCAGTATGTTGTGCTCTGCTCAAAGGCGGAAAGCGTGTGGGAAGAAGCGAGAGCGGCCGCTGATTTTGACCGTTTTCGTCCGTATTTGGAACAAATCATCGAGTTTCAGCGCCGCTTTATCGGCTATTGGGGGTATGAAGGGCATCCGTATAATACGCTGCTCGATCAGTACGAGCCAGGCATGACGGTCGAGTTGCTTGACGGATTGTTCGGTCAATTGTGCGAGCGCATCGTTCCGCTTGTGCACGCCATTTCTGCTGCCACCGATCAGCCGGATACATCATTTTTATTTGCGACGTTTCCAAAGGAAAAGCAGCGCGCCTTTCTGTTGGAGCTGCTTGTCGAACTCGGCTACGATTTCGGAAAGGGACGGCTTGACGAGACGATTCATCCGTTTGCAATTGGACTCAATCCGAATGATGTCCGCATTACGACACGTTACGATGAACGCGATTTCCGCACCGCTGTTTTTGGCACGATCCACGAGTGCGGCCACGCGCTGTATGAACAGCACATTTCTGCAACACTTGTCGGCACACCGCTCGCGAGTGGGGCGTCGATGGGCATTCACGAATCGCAGTCGCTTTTTTTTGAAAATATGATCGGCCGCCATCTGTCGTTTTGGAAACGGCATTATCCGCGTTTGCAGCGATACGCGCCGGAACAGTTTGCAGGCGTTTCGCTTGATGCGTTTTACCGGGCGATCAATGAGGTGAAGCCGTCGTTGATTCGTATTGAGGCTGACGAACTGACGTATCCGCTTCACATTATTGTTCGGTATGAAATAGAAAAGCAGCTGTTTGCTGGAGAGATTGAAGCTGCTGATTTGCCGGACGTATGGAACGAGAAATACGAACAGTATCTCGGCATCCGCCCGCACAACGATTCGGTCGGTGTTTTACAGGACGTCCATTGGTCAGGCGGCAGCTTCGGCTATTTTCCGTCGTACGCGCTTGGCTATATGTACGCGGCGCAATTCAAACAAGCGCTTGAAAAAGAGCTGGATGTTGCCCGATTGCTTGAGGAAGGGAACATCACACCGATTCGTGAATGGCTGACCGCCAACGTTCACCGGTTCGGCAAAACGAAAAAGCCGCTCGACCTCGTGCGCGATGCGACGGGCGAACCGCTGAAAGCCGATTACCTCATTCAATATTTGGAAGAAAAATATAAGGCGATTTACTGCTTATAA
- a CDS encoding ATP-dependent DNA helicase, translated as MSHNRYPFLLEKNENFFDKLSQWIGDVFYDILPEAGFELRDEQIYMAFQLERAFREKKVMFAEAGVGTGKTIVYLLYAICYARYTGKPAIIACADETLIEQLVKKEGDIAKLSDVLGLHIDVRLAKSPDQYLCLNKLEEATTYDDDDIELYERIYDELPAFVHDNKTMQSFYRYGDRKEYAHLTDEQWKKIAWDPFQDCFTCEKRHRCGQTLWRDYYRKAADLIVCSHDFYMEHVWTYEARKREGQLPLLPEASCVVFDEGHLLEFAAQKALTYRMKETTLEMLLTRLLENDIREELAYLIEETIETSGRFFAELKACAKDVPGSNRKEISPSLKLEQWAERLRDQVVTIGNELVFESETYTIDHYQLNIVDEYLDQIHYLLDLFLTSADAIAWLESSRQEATLVVMPRTVQEVLREKVFAKRMPFIFSSATLSNGKSFQYMADSLGIDEYLSFSVPSPFDYDEQMTVYMPTFRADETLFAEKYAYALEKLRETGGRALILFPTREELLQFKEMAAGEPFSFLFEGDREISDLVAEFQRTEETVLCSEHLWEGLDIPGPSLSNVIIWSLPYPPNDPVFQAKRKAYSDSFWDVDVPYMLLRLRQGVGRLIRTRDDRGIVSIFVTDQEDKQVIAAIKDVLPTSVREE; from the coding sequence ATGAGCCATAATCGTTATCCGTTTCTATTAGAAAAAAACGAAAACTTTTTTGATAAGCTGAGCCAGTGGATCGGCGATGTCTTTTACGATATTTTGCCGGAGGCCGGCTTTGAGCTGCGCGATGAGCAAATTTATATGGCGTTCCAGCTCGAGCGCGCATTTCGCGAGAAAAAGGTGATGTTCGCTGAAGCCGGAGTCGGCACAGGGAAGACGATCGTCTACTTGCTATATGCGATTTGCTATGCCCGCTATACCGGCAAGCCGGCTATCATCGCCTGCGCGGACGAGACGCTTATTGAGCAGCTCGTGAAAAAAGAAGGCGATATCGCCAAACTGTCCGATGTACTCGGGCTGCATATCGATGTCCGGCTGGCGAAATCGCCGGATCAATATTTATGTTTAAATAAGCTCGAAGAAGCGACTACATATGACGATGACGATATCGAGCTATATGAACGAATTTATGACGAGCTCCCAGCTTTCGTCCATGACAATAAAACAATGCAGTCATTTTATCGCTACGGCGATCGGAAAGAATACGCTCATTTAACGGACGAACAATGGAAAAAAATCGCCTGGGACCCGTTTCAAGATTGCTTTACGTGCGAAAAGCGCCACCGCTGCGGCCAGACGCTTTGGCGCGACTATTATCGGAAGGCCGCCGATTTGATCGTCTGTTCGCACGACTTTTATATGGAACATGTATGGACGTATGAGGCGCGTAAGCGGGAAGGGCAGCTGCCGCTCTTGCCTGAGGCGAGCTGCGTCGTGTTTGACGAGGGACACTTGCTTGAGTTTGCCGCGCAAAAGGCGCTTACGTACCGGATGAAGGAAACGACGCTTGAGATGTTGCTGACACGGCTTCTCGAAAACGATATTCGCGAAGAGCTCGCCTATTTAATTGAAGAAACCATCGAGACGAGCGGACGCTTTTTTGCCGAGCTGAAAGCGTGCGCGAAAGACGTCCCCGGCTCGAACCGGAAAGAAATTTCGCCGTCGCTGAAGCTCGAGCAATGGGCGGAGCGGCTGCGCGACCAAGTCGTTACAATCGGCAACGAGCTCGTGTTTGAAAGCGAAACGTATACGATTGACCATTATCAGCTCAATATCGTTGATGAATACTTAGACCAAATTCATTATTTGCTCGATTTGTTTTTAACGAGCGCCGATGCCATCGCATGGCTCGAGTCGTCGCGCCAAGAGGCGACGCTGGTCGTCATGCCGCGCACCGTGCAGGAAGTGCTGCGCGAAAAAGTGTTCGCGAAGCGCATGCCGTTTATCTTCTCATCGGCGACGCTATCGAACGGCAAGTCGTTCCAATATATGGCCGACAGCTTAGGCATTGATGAATATTTATCGTTCAGTGTGCCATCGCCGTTCGACTATGACGAACAAATGACGGTTTACATGCCGACGTTTCGCGCCGATGAGACGCTGTTTGCTGAAAAATACGCCTATGCGCTTGAAAAATTGCGTGAAACGGGCGGGCGGGCGCTCATCTTGTTCCCGACGCGCGAGGAATTGCTTCAGTTCAAAGAAATGGCAGCGGGCGAACCGTTTTCGTTTTTGTTTGAAGGTGATCGCGAGATAAGCGATTTAGTCGCCGAGTTCCAGCGCACCGAAGAGACGGTGCTTTGTTCGGAACATTTATGGGAAGGGCTGGACATTCCGGGACCGTCGCTGTCCAACGTCATCATTTGGTCGCTGCCGTACCCGCCGAATGATCCGGTGTTTCAGGCGAAGCGGAAGGCATACAGCGATTCGTTTTGGGACGTCGATGTGCCGTATATGCTTCTCCGTCTCCGCCAAGGGGTTGGACGGCTCATCCGCACGCGCGACGATCGCGGCATCGTCTCCATTTTTGTCACCGACCAGGAAGACAAGCAGGTGATCGCTGCGATCAAAGACGTCTTGCCGACGTCCGTGAGGGAAGAATAG
- a CDS encoding fumarylacetoacetate hydrolase family protein yields the protein MKFARFIAEGAIRAGVVSGEVIREIEGDMFAAWDYTGNVFRCDGVSFVAPLVPRHVIGIGANYVAAREQLPAELPDIPVFFFKPSSSVIGPEADIVIPNGISEVKFESELAVVIGKEAKQVSEDDVWAYIFGYTVANDVTAPQFFHPDGHWTVGKSFDTFTPLGPVIETELDPRSVAVKARVNGEEKQNSPTELMIISISKMISYLSYVMTLQPGDVILTGSPVGAEFVGPGTVIECEVDGIGTLRNTFVAAKAPAVSTQQR from the coding sequence ATGAAGTTTGCCCGTTTTATCGCCGAGGGCGCCATTCGCGCCGGTGTAGTGAGCGGCGAAGTCATCCGTGAAATTGAAGGCGACATGTTTGCTGCTTGGGATTATACCGGAAACGTATTCCGCTGCGACGGCGTTTCGTTCGTAGCGCCGCTTGTGCCGCGCCATGTAATCGGCATTGGCGCCAACTATGTGGCGGCGCGCGAACAGCTGCCGGCTGAACTGCCGGACATTCCCGTTTTTTTCTTTAAACCGTCTTCATCGGTGATCGGTCCGGAAGCGGATATTGTCATTCCGAACGGAATCAGCGAAGTGAAATTTGAATCCGAGCTGGCTGTCGTCATCGGCAAAGAGGCAAAACAAGTGAGCGAGGACGACGTATGGGCGTACATTTTTGGCTATACGGTCGCCAACGACGTTACTGCGCCGCAATTTTTCCACCCGGATGGCCATTGGACGGTTGGAAAATCGTTCGATACGTTCACGCCGCTCGGTCCGGTTATTGAAACGGAACTCGATCCGCGGTCGGTGGCGGTCAAAGCGCGGGTCAATGGCGAGGAAAAACAAAACAGCCCGACCGAGCTGATGATTATTTCGATCAGCAAAATGATTTCGTATTTATCGTATGTAATGACGCTGCAGCCGGGTGATGTCATTTTAACAGGAAGCCCGGTCGGCGCTGAGTTCGTCGGTCCGGGAACAGTCATTGAGTGCGAAGTCGATGGCATCGGCACGCTCCGCAATACGTTCGTCGCCGCGAAAGCGCCGGCTGTTTCCACTCAACAAAGATAA
- a CDS encoding THUMP domain-containing class I SAM-dependent RNA methyltransferase, producing MKSFSIIATAAMGLESVVAEEVRRLGYECQVENGKVTFEGDALAICRANLWLRAADRVKLKVGEFRATTFEELFEQTKALPWADYLPKDAEFPVIGKSVKSALFSVSDCQAIVKKAIVERLKERYRLSWFPETGPLYRVEVALHKDIATLTIDTSGVGLHKRGYRARQGEAPLRETLAAALVLLTNWTPDRPFVDPFCGSGTIAIEAALIGQNIAPGFNRDFVSEQWPWIGECAWEKARQEVEDMARYDELLDICGIDLDPQMVEMARANAAEAGLADLISFQTGRAEQFRTDKSYGVIVSNPPYGERLGEQREVEALYRAIGRAFAALDTWSVYILTAHRGFEAHYGRPATKRRKLFNGFIETHYYQYWGPRPPRRG from the coding sequence ATGAAATCATTTTCCATCATCGCCACAGCCGCGATGGGGCTCGAGTCAGTTGTGGCCGAAGAAGTGCGCCGGCTCGGCTACGAATGTCAAGTGGAGAACGGCAAAGTGACGTTCGAAGGCGATGCGCTCGCCATTTGCCGCGCCAACCTTTGGCTGCGCGCTGCCGACCGTGTAAAGCTGAAGGTTGGTGAGTTTCGAGCGACAACGTTTGAGGAACTGTTTGAACAAACGAAGGCGCTGCCGTGGGCCGATTATTTGCCGAAAGACGCGGAGTTTCCGGTCATCGGGAAATCGGTGAAGTCGGCGTTGTTTAGCGTTTCCGACTGCCAAGCCATCGTCAAAAAAGCAATCGTCGAACGTTTAAAAGAGCGCTACCGTCTATCATGGTTCCCGGAAACCGGCCCGCTTTACCGCGTTGAAGTGGCCCTTCATAAAGATATTGCCACATTGACGATCGACACAAGCGGCGTCGGGCTGCATAAGCGCGGGTACCGCGCCCGCCAAGGGGAAGCGCCGCTTCGGGAAACGCTTGCCGCCGCGTTAGTGCTGCTCACGAACTGGACGCCGGATCGCCCGTTTGTCGATCCGTTTTGCGGTTCGGGCACGATCGCCATCGAGGCGGCGCTCATCGGCCAAAACATTGCTCCAGGGTTTAACCGCGATTTCGTTTCCGAGCAATGGCCGTGGATCGGGGAGTGCGCATGGGAGAAGGCGCGCCAAGAAGTGGAAGATATGGCGCGCTATGATGAGCTGCTCGATATTTGCGGGATTGACCTCGACCCGCAGATGGTGGAAATGGCTAGGGCGAATGCGGCCGAAGCGGGGTTGGCCGATCTCATTTCTTTTCAAACGGGACGGGCGGAACAGTTTCGGACAGACAAATCGTACGGAGTGATTGTCAGCAACCCGCCATACGGCGAACGGCTCGGCGAACAGCGGGAAGTCGAAGCCCTTTACCGTGCCATCGGCCGCGCCTTTGCCGCCTTAGACACATGGTCAGTGTACATTTTAACCGCCCATCGCGGCTTTGAAGCCCATTACGGGCGTCCGGCAACGAAGCGGCGCAAGCTGTTTAACGGTTTCATTGAGACGCATTACTATCAATATTGGGGGCCGCGGCCGCCGCGTCGAGGCTAG